In Thermoanaerobacterium sp. PSU-2, one genomic interval encodes:
- the spoVT gene encoding stage V sporulation protein T codes for MKATGIVRRIDDLGRVVIPKEIRRTLRIREGDPLEIFTDREGEIILKKYSPISELGDFAQEYADSIYQSTKQPVCITDGDNVIAVAGMPKKELIDKPISPELEKYMEEKRTVILGEGKDKGTIAIAEGQEFMPVSQVIVPIISRGDTIGTVIIFTRESGVVLTDVEAKIAETAATFLGKQMEE; via the coding sequence TTGAAAGCGACTGGAATTGTTAGAAGAATAGATGACCTTGGAAGAGTTGTAATTCCAAAGGAAATAAGAAGGACATTGAGGATTAGAGAAGGTGATCCGTTAGAGATTTTCACTGACAGAGAAGGTGAAATAATATTAAAGAAGTACTCTCCTATAAGTGAACTTGGAGACTTTGCACAAGAATACGCAGACAGCATATATCAATCAACAAAGCAACCTGTTTGCATAACAGATGGCGACAATGTCATTGCTGTGGCAGGTATGCCTAAGAAAGAATTGATTGACAAACCCATAAGTCCAGAATTGGAAAAGTACATGGAGGAAAAAAGAACTGTCATACTTGGCGAAGGAAAAGACAAAGGCACTATTGCAATAGCAGAAGGACAGGAATTTATGCCTGTATCACAGGTTATAGTTCCGATTATTTCACGAGGTGATACGATTGGAACTGTAATAATCTTTACGAGAGAAAGCGGTGTTGTTCTTACCGATGTCGAGGCCAAGATAGCTGAGACAGCCGCTACATTCTTAGGAAAACAAATGGAAGAATAA
- the mfd gene encoding transcription-repair coupling factor, translating to MFIKPIENLREVGEINEALKEERLPLLIYGLTDSQKAHIAHYIVKKLNKKVLFITYNDVEAKLMHEDLSSLLNGDAYLIPSRDALFYKVDASSLDITGKKLAAIKKIIDDKPYAFVASIDGVLNKVASKDVFLKYKRKYKIGDKLDLNEISSFFIDMGYERVPMVEGKGQFSIRGGIIDFFSPMEEEGFRIELFDDEIDSIRSFDTFTQRSLDNVDEVELFPAREFILEDENIKKGLTNLSNKVNSYISKIKETQSGRAEKLKKKFDEMMENISETRNVTNIGELIGFFYDNLYSIVDYFDDAFIIVDENLRVKERASNIVKEFNENFKSLLLSGEVIPEQSNLLFGYDDILRKLSDKSLILMNTIVKSDENIQAKEIVNFVSRTMHSFHGKLDLLAEDLKFYKSSGYKVVMLSSNLERGKLLRNSLIGYGLEVPIIEDEEYDIPEGGVLIYPGTISKGFEYVDAKFALISDVEIFGQSRRPKRSVKVKSDGRIKNFTELTVGSYVVHVNYGIGKYEGIEKITVDGVTKDYLKIKYAGDDKLFVPVEQLDLVQKYIGPEDKPPKLNKLGSSDWSKLKKRAKKAVEDIAKDLIKLYAKRQTMKGYAFSKDTPWQKDFEERFPYEETEDQLRCIEEIKKDMESDKPMDRLLCGDVGYGKTEVALRAAFKAVADGKQVAFLCPTTILAEQHYNNFVQRFKDFPVKIEMLSRFRSNKEQSQIIKMVAEGTVDILVGTHKILQNDVKFKDLGLLIIDEEQRFGVKHKEKIKKLKENIDVLSLSATPIPRTLHMSLIGIRDMSVLENPPEDRYPVQTYVVEFNEDLIRDAILRELGRGGQVYFVYNRIDGIERMASILKELVPEARIAVAHGQMDEGKLEDIMIGFLNREYDILVCTTIIETGLDIPNVNTIIVYDSDKMGLSQLYQLRGRVGRSNRLAYAYFTYRKDKVITEVAEKRLEAIKEFTEFGSGFKIAMRDLEIRGAGNLLGAEQHGHIDAVGYDMYLRLLDEAIKSLKGVPEEDKPNTAIDIKVSAYIDKDYIEDENQRLEMYKKISSIENEKDVEDIKDELIDRFKEYPKAVEALIDVAYLKALARDANILEITERGNSVILKFKDNKSINSSIVDALVNEFKGKIMFSGQIPPYITYKYGKKENLLKELIDLVSKIKCLQIN from the coding sequence TTGTTTATAAAGCCGATAGAAAATTTGAGAGAGGTTGGGGAAATAAATGAGGCTCTTAAAGAGGAGAGACTACCGCTTTTAATATACGGATTAACTGATTCTCAAAAAGCACACATAGCACACTACATTGTAAAGAAGTTAAATAAAAAAGTGCTTTTCATAACATACAACGATGTGGAAGCTAAATTGATGCATGAAGATTTAAGCTCACTGTTAAATGGCGATGCATATTTGATTCCATCGAGAGATGCGCTTTTTTACAAAGTGGATGCGTCCAGTTTAGACATCACAGGCAAAAAACTTGCTGCTATTAAGAAAATCATTGACGATAAGCCTTATGCATTTGTTGCTTCAATAGATGGAGTTTTAAACAAAGTTGCGTCTAAAGACGTGTTTTTAAAGTATAAAAGGAAGTACAAGATTGGCGATAAGTTGGACTTAAATGAGATTTCATCGTTTTTTATCGACATGGGATATGAAAGAGTCCCTATGGTGGAGGGTAAAGGGCAGTTTAGCATACGTGGCGGTATAATTGATTTTTTCTCTCCTATGGAAGAAGAAGGTTTTAGGATAGAGCTTTTTGACGATGAAATTGACTCTATAAGAAGCTTTGATACATTTACGCAAAGGTCTTTGGACAATGTAGACGAGGTTGAGTTGTTTCCTGCCAGAGAGTTTATTTTGGAAGATGAGAACATCAAAAAGGGGCTTACCAATCTAAGCAACAAGGTAAATTCCTACATTTCTAAGATAAAAGAGACACAAAGCGGTAGGGCAGAAAAGCTCAAGAAGAAGTTTGACGAAATGATGGAGAATATTTCTGAGACCAGAAATGTAACAAATATAGGGGAATTGATAGGCTTTTTTTACGATAATCTTTATTCCATCGTTGATTATTTCGATGATGCTTTTATAATAGTAGATGAGAATTTAAGGGTAAAAGAAAGGGCCTCAAACATTGTTAAAGAGTTTAATGAAAATTTTAAGTCGCTGCTTTTGTCTGGAGAAGTCATACCTGAGCAGTCAAACCTTTTGTTTGGTTATGACGACATCCTAAGGAAGCTTTCAGATAAATCTCTAATTTTAATGAACACAATTGTAAAGTCTGATGAAAATATACAGGCAAAAGAAATCGTTAATTTTGTATCAAGAACGATGCACTCTTTTCACGGAAAGCTGGATCTTTTGGCAGAGGATCTTAAGTTTTACAAAAGTTCCGGCTATAAAGTTGTCATGCTTTCCAGCAATTTAGAGAGAGGAAAATTATTGAGAAATTCCCTTATAGGATATGGATTAGAAGTTCCTATTATAGAAGACGAAGAGTACGACATACCAGAAGGCGGTGTGTTAATTTATCCAGGCACAATAAGCAAAGGATTTGAGTACGTAGATGCCAAGTTTGCTTTAATAAGCGATGTTGAGATTTTTGGCCAATCAAGGAGACCTAAAAGATCCGTTAAAGTTAAAAGTGATGGAAGGATTAAGAATTTTACAGAGCTTACTGTTGGTTCATACGTGGTCCATGTAAATTATGGCATAGGCAAATATGAAGGAATAGAGAAAATAACTGTTGACGGTGTCACGAAAGATTACCTTAAAATAAAATATGCTGGCGATGACAAGTTGTTTGTACCTGTTGAACAGTTGGATTTGGTGCAAAAATACATAGGGCCAGAAGATAAACCACCAAAACTAAATAAGTTAGGCAGCAGCGATTGGTCTAAGCTTAAGAAAAGAGCTAAAAAGGCCGTTGAAGATATAGCGAAGGACTTGATTAAGCTGTACGCAAAAAGGCAGACAATGAAAGGATATGCTTTTTCTAAAGATACGCCGTGGCAGAAAGACTTCGAAGAAAGGTTTCCATACGAGGAAACGGAAGATCAGCTTAGGTGTATAGAAGAAATAAAGAAAGATATGGAAAGCGATAAACCTATGGACAGATTGCTTTGTGGTGATGTGGGATACGGCAAGACAGAAGTAGCACTTAGGGCTGCGTTTAAAGCTGTTGCAGATGGGAAGCAGGTGGCTTTTTTGTGTCCCACGACGATATTAGCTGAACAGCACTACAACAATTTTGTGCAGAGGTTTAAGGATTTTCCAGTCAAAATTGAGATGCTTTCTCGTTTTAGAAGCAACAAGGAACAATCGCAAATAATTAAAATGGTAGCCGAAGGTACCGTAGACATCCTGGTGGGGACACACAAGATTTTGCAAAACGATGTGAAGTTTAAAGACCTTGGCCTTTTAATCATAGATGAAGAGCAGAGATTTGGTGTGAAACATAAGGAGAAGATTAAAAAGTTGAAGGAAAACATTGATGTGTTATCTCTTTCTGCTACGCCTATTCCAAGGACACTTCACATGTCCCTTATAGGCATAAGGGATATGAGCGTATTGGAAAATCCTCCTGAAGATAGGTATCCAGTTCAAACGTACGTGGTAGAATTTAATGAAGATCTAATAAGAGATGCGATTTTGAGGGAGCTGGGGCGTGGAGGACAAGTTTATTTTGTCTACAACAGAATTGATGGCATTGAAAGAATGGCTTCGATTTTAAAAGAGCTGGTGCCTGAAGCTCGTATTGCTGTTGCACATGGTCAGATGGATGAAGGAAAGCTGGAAGATATCATGATAGGATTCTTAAACAGGGAATACGACATATTAGTGTGTACCACAATAATTGAAACGGGCTTGGACATACCAAATGTAAATACCATAATAGTGTATGATTCAGATAAGATGGGGCTTTCTCAATTGTACCAATTGAGAGGAAGGGTAGGAAGGTCAAATAGACTTGCTTATGCGTATTTTACTTACAGGAAAGATAAGGTTATTACAGAAGTGGCAGAAAAAAGGCTTGAAGCAATAAAGGAGTTTACGGAGTTTGGTTCAGGGTTTAAAATCGCCATGAGAGATTTAGAGATAAGAGGTGCTGGAAATCTTTTAGGAGCTGAGCAGCATGGGCATATAGATGCTGTAGGGTATGACATGTACCTGAGGCTTCTGGACGAGGCAATCAAAAGCTTAAAAGGAGTACCTGAAGAAGACAAGCCCAATACAGCAATCGACATTAAAGTTAGCGCTTATATAGATAAGGATTATATTGAAGATGAAAATCAAAGGCTTGAAATGTATAAAAAGATTTCTTCCATCGAAAATGAAAAAGACGTTGAAGACATAAAGGACGAGCTTATTGACAGGTTTAAAGAGTATCCGAAAGCTGTAGAAGCTCTTATAGATGTGGCTTATTTAAAAGCGCTGGCAAGAGATGCAAACATATTGGAGATTACTGAAAGAGGAAATTCCGTAATCTTGAAGTTTAAGGACAATAAGTCTATAAATTCAAGCATAGTTGATGCTTTAGTCAATGAATTTAAAGGTAAAATAATGTTTTCAGGTCAAATTCCGCCATACATCACCTATAAATATGGCAAAAAGGAAAACTTATTGAAAGAATTGATCGATTTGGTCAGCAAGATTAAATGTTTGCAGATAAATTAA
- a CDS encoding nucleotidyltransferase family protein yields the protein MNALILAGSTGDEKLPEKALIKIKDRYMISYVIDALRGSGKVDKIAVVGDREKLQCIDGIDILIDQGNSIIENVVKGVEPFKNDRRVLILTCDIPMLTKEAVIDFVEQSEALNADLCYPIVKREDNERKFPDAKRTYAKIKEGTFTGGNIFYINPQIVDACIEAAKQFIAFRKKPWKLGQLLGFRILILFAFGRVTISQLERKVSELFNINAKAVISKYPEIGNDVDKDEDVEMANKYIA from the coding sequence ATGAATGCTTTAATACTGGCTGGAAGCACTGGCGATGAGAAGCTTCCAGAAAAGGCTCTTATTAAGATAAAGGATAGGTATATGATATCGTATGTCATTGATGCGTTAAGAGGCTCTGGGAAAGTAGATAAGATTGCTGTAGTAGGCGACAGGGAAAAACTGCAATGTATAGATGGCATAGATATATTGATAGATCAAGGAAATTCCATAATAGAAAATGTTGTCAAAGGAGTCGAGCCTTTTAAAAATGACAGGCGCGTATTGATATTGACATGCGATATACCTATGCTTACAAAAGAGGCAGTAATAGACTTTGTAGAGCAGTCTGAAGCCTTGAACGCGGATTTGTGTTATCCGATAGTTAAAAGAGAGGACAACGAGAGGAAATTTCCAGACGCAAAGAGGACTTACGCTAAAATCAAAGAAGGCACTTTCACCGGTGGAAATATATTTTATATAAATCCTCAAATTGTCGATGCTTGCATTGAAGCGGCAAAACAATTTATAGCGTTTAGGAAAAAACCGTGGAAGTTAGGACAGTTGCTGGGCTTTAGGATTTTGATACTGTTCGCTTTTGGGCGCGTAACCATAAGTCAGCTTGAGAGAAAGGTATCAGAGCTTTTCAATATTAACGCAAAAGCTGTAATATCTAAATACCCAGAGATAGGCAATGATGTAGATAAGGATGAAGACGTAGAAATGGCAAATAAGTATATAGCTTAA
- the pth gene encoding aminoacyl-tRNA hydrolase, producing the protein MYIVVGLGNPGKEYEKTRHNVGFEVIDSLSKKLDIAVKKIKFKSLIGEGLYKGEKIVLQKPQTFMNSSGEAVYDIVDFYKLPLSNLIVVYDDKDLDVGKIRVRKKGSAGGHNGMKSIIYILNSEDFPRVRLGIGKPKGDMIEHVLGRFEERDMDIVTNSIDNAANAVLDIIENGVEHAMNLYNGNNICLS; encoded by the coding sequence ATGTACATTGTTGTAGGACTTGGGAATCCCGGGAAAGAGTATGAAAAGACGAGGCACAATGTAGGTTTCGAAGTGATAGATAGTCTTTCTAAAAAGTTAGATATAGCTGTAAAAAAAATTAAGTTCAAATCATTGATCGGTGAAGGACTTTATAAAGGAGAAAAAATAGTGCTGCAGAAGCCTCAGACATTTATGAATTCCAGTGGTGAAGCTGTTTACGATATAGTTGATTTTTACAAATTGCCACTTTCTAATTTGATTGTGGTATACGATGATAAAGACCTGGATGTGGGTAAAATAAGAGTGAGGAAGAAAGGCAGTGCAGGTGGGCATAATGGAATGAAATCGATTATATATATATTAAATAGCGAGGACTTTCCAAGAGTGCGATTAGGCATAGGAAAGCCTAAAGGCGACATGATAGAGCATGTTTTGGGTAGATTTGAGGAGAGGGATATGGACATAGTTACAAATTCTATCGATAATGCGGCAAATGCTGTTTTGGATATAATAGAGAATGGAGTTGAACATGCCATGAATTTGTACAATGGCAACAATATATGTTTATCGTAG
- a CDS encoding SPOCS domain-containing protein, with protein sequence MLQGALTNPISYDRFVGGEDSQALIESDVIVPEDMPDAINVIAVLGESVINDVVESDGKIQVDGQLKLSILYVADKDKKLLRINKSVDFTHFLEISGVDSKCKSIVNCRVEHVDFSLINSRKMNVKAIVSVSGRAFAKEKKEAIVGIQGDEGIEYLKKTIKLANIVGQNSAETFLKEQVKISDGEPNVSKILKVDMVIKPDEPKITDNRVIIQGSVHVYIVYEGDSKDEYGYEECDLNYANFIDVPGALSYMNANTYERIIEKNIEILPDESGDNRIIDIELVLKTDTIVTEKDETEIPVDIYGINRNVEPVIERIEAISQQGRFKSQAIFKENVEFRNNVRRIIDVVAYPVLSDYALKDGKAILEGVIDYNIIYIGDNGNTMSYKDEAQFKTFLDVPIDDGDLFVDLKVTHITYDIMAMKEAELKFVVDATVDAFKISKYDVLVDAKEVEDVRSEENRHSITIYMVQKDDELWDIAKRYRTSKEEIIKVNELKDERILAGSKLIIPNKI encoded by the coding sequence ATGTTACAAGGTGCATTGACAAATCCCATAAGTTATGACAGATTTGTAGGCGGGGAAGATAGTCAGGCTCTTATAGAAAGCGATGTAATAGTACCGGAAGATATGCCTGATGCCATAAATGTGATTGCGGTTTTAGGGGAATCTGTAATAAACGACGTTGTTGAAAGCGACGGCAAGATTCAAGTTGATGGGCAGCTTAAGCTAAGCATATTATACGTGGCTGACAAGGACAAAAAACTCCTTCGAATTAACAAGTCTGTGGATTTTACGCATTTTTTAGAGATTAGCGGTGTTGACTCAAAGTGCAAATCTATCGTCAATTGTAGAGTAGAACATGTAGATTTTTCCCTTATAAATAGCCGCAAGATGAACGTAAAAGCAATAGTAAGCGTTTCTGGTAGAGCATTTGCAAAGGAAAAGAAAGAAGCCATAGTGGGAATACAAGGCGATGAAGGCATAGAATATCTGAAAAAGACCATCAAATTAGCAAATATCGTAGGGCAAAACAGTGCGGAGACTTTCTTGAAAGAGCAAGTTAAGATTTCTGACGGTGAACCTAATGTTTCTAAGATATTAAAAGTTGACATGGTTATAAAGCCTGATGAGCCTAAAATAACAGATAATCGCGTCATAATACAGGGTAGCGTTCATGTGTATATAGTGTACGAAGGAGATTCGAAAGATGAGTACGGCTATGAAGAATGTGACCTAAATTACGCTAATTTTATAGACGTGCCTGGCGCATTAAGCTATATGAATGCCAATACGTATGAAAGAATAATTGAGAAAAACATAGAGATATTGCCTGATGAAAGCGGAGATAACAGGATAATCGACATAGAATTGGTTTTAAAGACTGATACTATTGTGACAGAGAAAGATGAAACTGAGATCCCGGTAGACATATACGGCATCAACAGAAACGTTGAGCCTGTAATCGAGAGAATAGAAGCCATAAGTCAGCAAGGGCGCTTTAAATCACAAGCCATATTTAAAGAAAATGTGGAATTTAGAAACAATGTCCGTAGAATAATTGATGTTGTTGCATATCCTGTCCTTTCAGACTACGCTTTAAAGGACGGAAAAGCCATCTTAGAAGGTGTGATCGATTATAACATCATATATATAGGTGATAACGGCAACACCATGTCTTATAAAGACGAAGCACAGTTTAAGACGTTTTTGGATGTGCCAATAGATGACGGAGATCTTTTCGTCGATTTAAAAGTAACGCATATTACCTATGACATTATGGCCATGAAAGAGGCAGAACTTAAGTTTGTAGTCGATGCTACTGTAGATGCCTTTAAAATTAGCAAGTACGATGTGCTTGTAGATGCGAAGGAAGTTGAAGATGTAAGAAGTGAAGAAAATAGGCACAGCATCACGATATACATGGTCCAAAAGGACGATGAGCTTTGGGATATAGCTAAAAGGTACAGGACTTCTAAAGAAGAAATAATTAAAGTAAATGAATTAAAAGACGAGAGGATTTTGGCTGGCTCAAAGCTTATAATACCTAATAAAATATGA
- the yabG gene encoding sporulation peptidase YabG, protein MPFKVNDIVVRKSHGFDLLFKVIDVIENRGTRHYLLHGLNMRIVADAPEDDLMPASLTRINEYDEPYQRKANYIIKKIAQSKDLRKSNVMRSNRSEPYGKPGTVLHIDGDEGYLNICLDAYKKANIVAYGEIVDEKEQPDKVVALLNKYKPDILVLTGHDGVKNTRNYSDLNNYRNSKYFVEAVKKARSYEPSLDDLVIFAGACQSNYEALISSGANYASSPERVLIHCLDPVLVCEKVAYAHINEIVKIEELIEDTITGSAGIGGLQTMGKFRYGVPKAKF, encoded by the coding sequence ATGCCTTTTAAAGTCAATGACATAGTAGTGAGGAAATCACACGGTTTTGATTTACTGTTTAAAGTTATAGATGTTATAGAAAATAGAGGAACAAGACATTACCTTTTGCACGGACTAAATATGCGAATTGTTGCTGATGCACCTGAAGATGATCTTATGCCAGCTTCATTGACCAGAATTAACGAATACGATGAACCATATCAGAGAAAGGCAAATTATATAATTAAAAAGATTGCTCAATCAAAAGATTTGAGGAAATCGAATGTGATGCGATCAAACCGAAGTGAGCCGTACGGCAAACCTGGTACGGTTCTCCATATAGACGGCGATGAAGGATATCTGAATATTTGCTTAGATGCATACAAAAAGGCAAATATAGTGGCTTATGGAGAAATAGTAGATGAAAAAGAGCAGCCTGATAAAGTGGTGGCTTTACTAAATAAATACAAACCGGATATTCTGGTGCTGACAGGACATGATGGCGTAAAAAACACCAGAAATTATTCAGATCTAAACAACTACAGAAACTCAAAATATTTTGTAGAAGCTGTAAAAAAGGCCAGAAGCTATGAGCCATCTCTGGATGATTTGGTGATTTTTGCAGGTGCTTGCCAGTCTAATTATGAAGCTTTAATATCATCTGGAGCAAATTACGCAAGTTCACCTGAAAGAGTGCTGATACATTGCCTTGATCCTGTTTTAGTGTGTGAAAAAGTAGCTTACGCTCATATAAATGAGATAGTAAAAATCGAAGAGCTTATAGAAGACACCATCACAGGTTCAGCAGGGATTGGCGGACTGCAGACGATGGGGAAATTCAGATATGGCGTTCCAAAGGCTAAATTTTAG
- a CDS encoding Veg family protein translates to MADRLALHEIKKKLDDHVGARVRLKTNGGRKKTIIREGFLEKTYPSIFIIVIDGHGTTRRVSYSYSDILTDTVELTLMKGEKEIRCM, encoded by the coding sequence TTGGCCGATAGATTAGCCCTACATGAGATTAAAAAGAAGCTGGATGACCATGTTGGCGCCAGAGTCCGGCTAAAAACTAACGGTGGCAGAAAGAAGACAATAATCCGTGAAGGATTTTTAGAAAAAACATATCCCAGTATTTTTATTATTGTCATAGATGGACATGGAACAACCCGCAGGGTCTCATATAGTTATTCTGACATTTTAACAGATACAGTTGAGCTTACACTTATGAAAGGTGAAAAAGAAATAAGATGTATGTAG
- a CDS encoding GntR family transcriptional regulator translates to MNNYLPLENYKPLRDIVFDYMKNAIITGEFKPGERLMEVQLAEKLGVSRTPVREAIRKLELDGLVVMVPRKGAYVSDLSTKDLLNAFEVRQSLEGLAASLAAERITDDELKKLKEILDKFYEGIQENDVEKLIKYDQEFHDLIFNASRNEKLVQIMNNLQEHVHRFRVRYISDFKKSKKLYQEHKKILESLEMRSSDNAQKWAEKHIQNFQNDLVKDMKHFSNGE, encoded by the coding sequence ATGAATAACTATTTGCCATTAGAAAATTACAAACCGCTTAGGGATATCGTATTTGATTACATGAAAAATGCTATTATAACAGGCGAATTTAAGCCAGGAGAAAGGCTTATGGAGGTGCAGTTGGCGGAGAAACTGGGAGTTAGCAGGACTCCCGTAAGGGAAGCCATAAGAAAGCTGGAGTTAGACGGGCTTGTCGTCATGGTACCGAGAAAAGGTGCATATGTGTCAGATCTTAGTACGAAGGATCTGCTTAATGCGTTTGAAGTCAGGCAGTCTTTAGAAGGACTTGCGGCATCACTTGCTGCTGAAAGGATAACAGACGATGAACTAAAAAAACTAAAAGAAATATTGGACAAATTTTATGAGGGGATACAAGAAAACGACGTAGAAAAGCTGATTAAGTACGATCAGGAGTTTCATGACTTGATATTCAATGCTTCAAGAAATGAAAAATTGGTTCAGATAATGAACAACCTTCAAGAGCATGTTCATAGGTTTAGAGTAAGGTATATAAGCGATTTTAAAAAATCAAAGAAGCTGTATCAAGAGCACAAGAAGATATTGGAGTCATTGGAGATGCGTAGTTCTGACAATGCTCAAAAGTGGGCGGAGAAGCACATACAGAATTTTCAAAATGATTTAGTGAAAGATATGAAGCATTTTAGCAATGGAGAGTGA
- a CDS encoding CLC_0170 family protein produces MMNVFLFLKQVFNAYLFTVLFITGFYESVFEPKDLKKKGLDKDSKVCRNIGIAYLLVDAIMYIIIKFSPI; encoded by the coding sequence ATGATGAATGTATTTCTTTTTTTGAAACAAGTTTTTAACGCGTATTTGTTTACCGTACTTTTCATAACAGGTTTTTATGAATCGGTGTTTGAGCCCAAAGATTTGAAGAAAAAAGGGCTTGATAAAGACTCAAAAGTTTGCAGAAATATAGGCATAGCGTATCTTTTAGTTGATGCAATCATGTACATAATCATTAAATTTTCACCGATTTGA
- a CDS encoding peptidylprolyl isomerase: protein MKLKRLGAFLALTLALTTLTSCGVNKNIVAKVDGQDITLKEYQDSFNQVKAQIESDPQYTKDIWNQNYNEQKFIDVVENSVLDNLILEKLLLKEAEKEKFTATDKEITDEYNAEKATNSKVTKEMAKDNVLINKLVDSWTKNVKVTDSEALKYYNDNKSQFEVVKASHILVSDEKTANEIYDKLMKGANFADLAKQYSIDTSTKDNGGELGEFTRGTMVKEFEDAAFALKPGEISKPVKTQYGYHIIKSEEKYTKSFDEAKSSIISYLENNKKQDIFNQKSEALKKAAKIEKFPQNIKVTI from the coding sequence TTGAAGCTTAAAAGATTAGGAGCATTTTTAGCATTGACATTGGCACTTACCACACTGACTTCCTGTGGTGTAAACAAAAACATCGTTGCAAAAGTTGATGGACAAGATATAACGCTGAAAGAATATCAAGATTCGTTTAATCAGGTTAAGGCGCAGATAGAAAGCGATCCGCAGTACACTAAAGACATTTGGAATCAAAACTACAATGAGCAAAAGTTTATTGACGTAGTTGAGAATTCTGTATTGGACAATTTGATTCTGGAGAAGCTTTTGCTGAAAGAAGCTGAAAAAGAGAAGTTTACAGCGACGGACAAAGAAATAACCGATGAATACAACGCGGAAAAAGCCACAAATAGCAAAGTCACCAAAGAAATGGCCAAGGACAACGTCCTTATAAACAAGCTTGTAGATAGTTGGACTAAAAATGTAAAAGTTACTGATAGTGAAGCTTTAAAATACTATAACGACAATAAAAGTCAGTTTGAGGTGGTTAAAGCCAGCCATATATTAGTTTCTGACGAGAAAACCGCTAATGAAATATACGATAAGCTTATGAAGGGCGCTAACTTTGCGGATCTTGCAAAGCAATATTCGATAGATACTTCTACAAAGGACAATGGCGGTGAACTTGGAGAGTTTACAAGAGGCACAATGGTAAAGGAATTTGAAGATGCTGCATTTGCGCTAAAGCCTGGAGAGATATCAAAGCCTGTCAAGACACAGTATGGATACCATATAATTAAATCAGAAGAAAAGTACACAAAGTCTTTTGATGAAGCAAAAAGCAGCATAATATCCTACTTGGAAAACAACAAAAAGCAGGACATATTTAATCAGAAATCAGAAGCTCTTAAAAAGGCAGCTAAGATTGAGAAATTTCCGCAAAATATAAAAGTAACAATATAA
- the ispE gene encoding 4-(cytidine 5'-diphospho)-2-C-methyl-D-erythritol kinase yields MDKLKAKSYAKINLALDVKGKRDDGYHFVEMVLQSIDLYDKLEFEMYDDIVLECNRKDVPTDRSNLIIKAADLLKREFGGYGVHIRLKKNIPIAAGLAGGSSNAAATLVALNKLWNLNVKLSVLKDLAVSLGADVPFCIDGGTKVASGIGDVLQDLHTPNLKLLLVKPHISVATKDVYTEYDNLAFIENNYTKNMVDAINSGDVMNICMSLGNDLERVTIKKYPIIGDIKKMMVKKGALGTLMSGSGPTVFGIFDDSVKINIAYDSFVADGFYACISNTIDKGIELYE; encoded by the coding sequence ATGGACAAACTAAAAGCGAAATCGTACGCAAAAATAAATTTGGCACTTGATGTCAAAGGGAAAAGAGATGATGGATACCACTTTGTTGAGATGGTTTTGCAATCGATAGATTTATATGATAAATTAGAATTTGAGATGTATGATGACATAGTTCTTGAATGCAATAGGAAAGATGTACCTACAGATAGATCCAATTTGATCATAAAGGCAGCGGATTTATTAAAAAGAGAATTTGGCGGATACGGTGTTCACATTAGACTTAAAAAAAACATACCAATTGCTGCAGGACTTGCTGGGGGCAGCTCAAATGCTGCGGCAACTTTAGTCGCTCTAAACAAGCTTTGGAACCTTAATGTAAAGTTGTCTGTCTTAAAAGATTTGGCCGTTTCTTTAGGGGCCGACGTGCCTTTTTGCATAGATGGTGGTACTAAAGTGGCTTCTGGTATAGGGGACGTGCTTCAAGACTTACATACGCCCAACTTGAAATTGCTATTAGTAAAACCTCATATATCCGTAGCGACAAAGGACGTGTATACTGAATATGACAATCTTGCTTTCATAGAAAATAATTATACTAAAAATATGGTTGACGCTATAAACTCAGGAGATGTCATGAATATATGTATGAGTCTGGGGAACGACTTGGAGCGGGTAACCATCAAAAAATATCCTATTATAGGCGATATAAAAAAGATGATGGTTAAAAAAGGTGCATTAGGCACTCTTATGAGTGGCAGTGGGCCAACGGTATTCGGAATTTTTGATGATAGTGTAAAAATAAATATTGCTTATGATTCTTTTGTGGCTGATGGATTTTATGCATGTATTTCTAATACTATTGATAAGGGGATAGAACTTTATGAATAA